The Penicillium digitatum chromosome 6, complete sequence genome has a window encoding:
- a CDS encoding Alpha/beta hydrolase fold-1 encodes MVEFVSINSAQLAYRLVGPENGPLIITLHGGRGFVEDIEGLRKHFLGVDKPCIVCGGSFGGFLAQQYAITYPSCVSHLILRGTAPSHHHEETAIHTLEQRASKAPGLSIKFLKDKIFGRFESDLEFRLVMYAAAPLYSENFDPEIALKHNIETVFYAKSHNDLYAAQEKFFDYRDRLHSITAKTLVIVGERDWICPPEQSKSIASKITGAELRVIANANHGVHLEKNAEVIKLIKEHIR; translated from the exons ATGGTTGAATTTGTCTCTATCAATAGCGCTCAGTTAGCATACCGCTTAGTCGGACCTGAGAATGGACCGTTGATAATCACTCTGCATGGCGGCCGAGGGTTTG TCGAAGACATTGAGGGACTACGGAAGCATTTCCTTGGAGTCGACAAGCCCTGTATTGTGTGCGGTGGCAGTTTTGGTGGATTCCTGGCTCAGCAGTATGCAATTACGTATCCATCTTGCGTCTCGCATTTGATTCTTCGCGGGACTGCTCCGTCGCATCACC ATGAAGAGACGGCTATTCATACTTTGGAACAAAGAGCATCCAAAGCCCCAGGTCTATCCATCAAATTTCTGAAAGACAAGATATTTGGTCGATTTGAAAGTGATCTCGAGTTCCGGCTTGTCATGTATGCAGCTGCACCGCTATATAGCGAAAACTTTGATCCTGAGATCGCGTTGAAGCATAACATTGAAACCGTTTTTTATGCAAAGTCCCATA ATGATCTCTATGCCGCACAGGAAAAATTCTTCGATTACAGAGATCGGCTTCATTCGATTACTGCGAAGACCTTGGTGATCGTGGGTGAGCGCGATTGGATTTGTCCGCCAGAGCAATCCAAAAGCATTGCCTCAAAGATTACAGGTGCGGAGCTGAGGGTTATTGCGAACGCCAACCATGGCGTTCATCTAGAGAAAAACGCAGAAGTGATAAAGCTCATTAAGGAACATATCCGATGA
- a CDS encoding Allantoate permease, putative — translation MTILAETVQKPTPIQRGLEKVFDIQQDRKINTADSCHSVERSTVQTENAQESRQRWFHWHEPGTSKADKKLIFKLDWFLLSYSCLCFFIKQLDGNNVSNAYVSGMKEELGFGPGNELSWMNTYFSIGAIIGGPISNLALTVVRPRYLLPGCLFVWSLCVLFLYKCNHASQLYGLRFCVGLFEAAAWPGIQYVLGCWYRKSELARRSGLFVMSGVLGQMFSGYLQSALFKGMEGKAGLSAWRWLFIFDFILAIPVAIYGFIFYPDTPQNTTAFYLSEWERNRARERIDEEGRAPVGKLDSTVFKRVLLSWQFYTFSVAYAFWSLTCGSYVMQYFGIWLKSLKTYSVPQINNIPTSMGAINFAFMVGTGYVCDKIGRRGPVCFAVGCLLTFCYAIFTAWPESRGLKMAAFIITGCYGCYTPLLAGWVNASCGGDQQLRAFVLAFMVSLGSAVVIPFQQLQFPSGEAPKFTKTHGWVSGLCFVLALTLWTGFGIGTVERIFTRKRKERLPNDTDV, via the coding sequence ATGACCATCTTAGCCGAAACCGTGCAAAAGCCAACTCCAATTCAAAGGGGGTTGGAAAAAGTCTTTGATATACAACAAGACCGCAAAATAAACACCGCAGATTCATGTCACAGCGTGGAGAGGTCGACAGTTCAAACTGAGAACGCTCAGGAATCCCGCCAACGTTGGTTCCATTGGCATGAGCCAGGTACTTCAAAGGCCGACAAAAAGCTCATTTTCAAACTGGACTGGTTTCTTCTCAGCTACAGTTGTTTATGCTTTTTCATCAAGCAGCTGGATGGCAACAATGTATCCAATGCCTACGTCTCTGGCATGAAGGAAGAGCTTGGATTCGGACCAGGCAATGAGCTCAGTTGGATGAACACATACTTCAGTATTGGCGCAATCATTGGAGGTCCAATTTCCAACCTCGCTTTAACTGTTGTTCGACCGAGGTACTTACTGCCTGGGTGTTTGTTCGTCTGGTCGCTCTGCGTACTTTTCCTGTACAAGTGCAACCACGCATCTCAGCTCTACGGCCTTCGATTTTGTGTTGGGCTTTTTGAAGCCGCTGCGTGGCCCGGGATTCAGTACGTTCTGGGATGTTGGTATCGCAAATCCGAACTCGCTCGGCGAAGTGGTCTCTTCGTCATGTCTGGAGTCCTGGGACAGATGTTTTCAGGCTACTTGCAATCCGCACTGTTCAAAGGCATGGAGGGAAAAGCTGGCTTATCAGCATGGAGATGGCTCTTCATTTTTGATTTCATCCTTGCGATTCCAGTCGCCATATACGGTTTCATCTTCTACCCCGATACGCCTCAAAACACTACTGCATTCTATCTCTCCGAATGGGAAAGGAACCGGGCGCGCGAGAGAATCGACGAAGAGGGCCGAGCCCCCGTTGGAAAATTGGACAGCACCGTGTTCAAACGGGTCCTGCTCTCTTGGCAATTCTATACCTTCTCCGTCGCGTACGCCTTCTGGTCTCTCACCTGCGGGTCATATGTTATGCAGTACTTTGGGATTTGGCTCAAGTCACTGAAGACATACTCAGTGCCTCAAATTAACAACATTCCCACATCCATGGGCGCCATTAACTTTGCTTTCATGGTGGGCACGGGATATGTCTGCGACAAGATCGGCCGACGAGGACCTGTCTGTTTCGCAGTTGGCTGTCTCCTCACCTTCTGCTATGCTATATTCACGGCGTGGCCCGAATCTAGAGGGCTGAAGATGGCTGCGTTCATTATCACTGGTTGTTATGGATGTTATACACCCCTTCTAGCAGGTTGGGTTAACGCCTCATGCGGTGGAGATCAACAATTACGAGCATTTGTTCTGGCGTTCATGGTCAGCCTTGGATCAGCTGTCGTCATCCCATTCCAACAGCTGCAATTTCCTAGCGGAGAGGCGCCCAAATTCACCAAGACACACGGCTGGGTCAGTGGGCTGTGTTTTGTTTTAGCGCTGACTCTATGGACTGGGTTCGGAATCGGCACTGTGGAAAGAATTTTCACACGGAAACGCAAGGAGAGACTGCCCAATGATACTGATGTTTAG
- a CDS encoding Peptidoglycan-binding Lysin subgroup, with product MGRLHHADPPASSSHSLHSLDDAPPPYTDDPEPILASIQHAQSIQPVQPPPSIRPLRLIDSAYVLPGGNDVKPHDKVSLTLEPTLSTDSDELYEAIRRQIKLPPRPLLYIHGTHTESSNDNKNEKNNTCTDFKFKLDLAETMLTGWEGGSMDANWRETDILADEDLTPAYRGGILRSRTYKPPKSRAAISLAEDSDALLPRDDAYEQDNASPEVQNLWMWCQRFCRDPASVKSFTLHREIKGFDSNAMRNVLSSHIRELNYRGSISFDLFIAQRSVTIYSPHWINRLRANRFIWWAVVLLQLWIIAWPVIFFMEKRYEVVHTRWNASLRPESDSALTKCYAFGRDESSLAEYWAPAVKQAAWTRRQGEGDLLTRMDADRLQGYSTQQLLGLRGATSDTETERRERVNRGQGGTSFSR from the exons ATGGGTCGCCTCCACCATGCCGATCCCCCTGCGTCATCGTCGCATTCACTCCATTCTCTTGACGACGCGCCGCCTCCATACACAGATGATCCCGAACCCATTCTCGCCTCTATCCAACATGCCCAATCTATCCAACCTGTTCAGCCTCCCCCAAGCATCCGACCCCTCCGCCTGATCGACTCAGCCTACGTTCTCCCCGGTGGCAACGATGTCAAACCCCACGATAAGGTCTCTCTCACCCTCGAACCAACGCTCTCAACCGACTCCGATGAACTCTACGAGGCCATCCGCCGGCAGATAAAACTCCCGCCACGGCCACTACTCTACATTCACGGCACTCACACCGAGTCGAGCAATGACAACAAGAatgaaaaaaacaacaccTGCACAGACTTCAAATTCAAGCTGGACCTAGCCGAGACCATGCTGACCGGTTGGGAAGGCGGATCCATGGATGCAAACTGGAGGGAAACGGATATCCTCGCCGATGAGGATCTCACACCAGCATATCGGGGAGGAATCCTACGCTCGCGCACGTACAAGCCGCCCAAGTCGCGTGCTGCTATCAGTCTTGCCGAAGACAGCGATGCCCTCCTACCCCGAGATGATGCCTATGAGCAGGATAATGCCTCTCCAGAAGTGCAGAACCTGTGGATGTGGTGCCAACGGTTTTGTCGTGATCCGGCTTCTGTGAAATC ATTCACTTTGCATCGCGAGATAAAAGGCTTCGACTCCAACGCTATGCGCAACGTCCTCTCCTCTCACATCCGCGAACTCAACTACCGCGGCTCCATAAGCTTTGATCTCTTTATCGCCCAACGCTCCGTCACAATCTACTCTCCGCACTGGATCAACCGGCTCCGTGCGAACCGTTTCATCTGGTGGGCTGTCGTCCTTCTCCAGCTCTGGATCATTGCCTGGCCGGTTATTTTCTTCATGGAGAAGAGATACGAAGTCGTCCACACGCGCTGGAACGCCTCGCTTAGACCGGAGTCTGACTCTGCGCTGACCAAGTGCTATGCATTTGGTCGTGATGAGTCTTCCTTGGCGGAATACTGGGCTCCGGCTGTTAAGCAAGCGGCGTGGACTCGGCGGCAGGGTGAAGGTGATCTTTTGACGAGGATGGATGCGGATCGTTTGCAGGGATATAGTACACAACAGCTACTTGGTCTTCGCGGTGCTACTTCGGATACCGAGACAGAGCGCCGAGAGAGGGTTAATCGTGGTCAGGGTGG GACAAG TTTCTCCCGCTAG
- a CDS encoding 1,3-beta-glucanosyltransferase Gel1, whose amino-acid sequence MKSSVALATAITLGASTVLGAATNMKARDSSITPITVKGNAFFKGTDRFYIRGVDYQPGGSSNLTDPIADADGCKRDIKNFQNLGLNTIRVYSVDNSQDHDECMSALADAGIYLVLDVNTPKYSINRADPEISYNDVYLQNIFATLEMFAKYDNTLAFFSGNEVINDGPSSKAAPYVKAVTRDMRTYLRSRKLRQVPVGYSAADVDTNRLEMAEYMNCGTDDERSDFFAFNDYSWCDPSSFTISGWDQKVKNFTGYGLPLFLSEYGCNINTRKFEEVKALYSTEMTSVYSGGLVYEYTETGNNYGLVEISGNTVTTNKDYDALKTAFEGTKNPTGNGGYNSTGGASGCPKMQKPNWDVDSDSLPAMPAPAKKYLTEGAGKGVGFAGKGSQNSGTASSGTATQGSGEVAAATGTSTTTSSSSSSSTGAAAGLKPFQFSFAPATVGLVTVLSTVLGASFMLL is encoded by the coding sequence ATGAAGTCCTCTGTAGCCTTGGCCACGGCCATCACCCTGGGCGCCTCAACCGTCCTTGGTGCCGCAACCAACATGAAGGCCCGCGACAGCAGTATCACCCCCATCACTGTCAAGGGtaacgccttcttcaagggcACGGACCGTTTCTACATCCGCGGTGTCGACTACCAGCCCGGTGGTTCTTCCAACCTCACCGATCCGATCGCTGATGCCGATGGTTGCAAGCGTGACATCAAGAACTTCCAGAACTTGGGCCTGAACACTATCCGTGTCTACTCCGTCGATAACTCCCAGGACCACGACGAGTGTATGTCTGCCCTTGCTGATGCCGGCATCTACCTCGTCCTCGATGTCAACACTCCCAAATACTCCATCAACCGTGCCGATCCCGAGATTTCCTACAACGATGTCTACCTCCAGAACATCTTCGCCACCCTAGAGATGTTCGCCAAGTACGACAACACCCTGGCTTTCTTCTCCGGTAATGAGGTCATCAACGACGGTCCCTCTTCCAAGGCCGCTCCGTACGTCAAGGCTGTCACCCGTGATATGCGGACCTACCTCCGCTCTCGCAAGCTCCGCCAGGTCCCCGTCGGATACTCCGCCGCTGATGTTGACACCAACCGCCTCGAGATGGCCGAGTATATGAACTGCGGTACCGATGACGAGCGCAGTGATTTCTTCGCCTTCAACGACTACTCCTGGTGCGATCCCTCTTCCTTCACCATCTCCGGTTGGGACCAGAAGGTGAAGAACTTCACCGGCTACGGACTCCCCCTTTTCCTCTCCGAGTACGGCTGCAACATCAACACCCGCAAGTTCGAGGAGGTCAAGGCCCTCTACTCCACTGAGATGACTTCCGTCTACTCTGGTGGTCTTGTCTACGAGTACACCGAGACAGGCAACAACTATGGTCTGGTGGAGATCAGCGGTAACACGGTCACCACCAATAAGGATTACGATGCTCTCAAGACCGCCTTCGAGGGCACCAAGAACCCCACTGGTAACGGCGGCTACAACTCCACTGGCGGTGCCTCCGGCTGCCCCAAGATGCAGAAGCCCAACTGGGATGTCGACTCCGACTCTCTCCCCGCTATGCCCGCCCCCGCCAAGAAGTACCTGACTGAGGGTGCCGGCAAGGGCGTTGGCTTTGCCGGCAAGGGCAGCCAGAACTCCGGCACTGCGTCCTCCGGCACTGCCACCCAGGGCTCTGGTGAGGTCGCTGCCGCCACCGGGACCAGCACTACTActtccagctccagctccagctccacCGGTGCTGCCGCTGGTCTCAAGCCTTTCCAGTTCAGCTTCGCTCCTGCTACCGTCGGCCTGGTGACTGTCCTGTCGACTGTCCTCGGCGCTAGCTTCATGCTTCTGTAA
- a CDS encoding putative domain, di-copper centre: protein MVGFYQSILVIALGAWGSAADSLFNINIDVSQAERLCEAHNTTVRKEWGELKKAERIDYIDAVLCMQGKPQHLPREEYPGVQNRLDDFVATHINYTLNVHLSGLFLPWHRHFLWLWESALRDECGYSGSLPYWNWPLWSEDLKASPLFDCSDSSLSGDGEHNPGEQSISGGAVTIPRGSGGGCVRCGPFKDMQIHMGPFARNLISIDKLPAPGFDYNPRCLNRSLNNFVSSNYDNETIVDRLLAATNISDFQTVMDYWPARPDGVLGVHGGGHFSLGATLQDLFTSPQDPAFMLHHGMIDRLWGMWQAKDEDHRRFALNGTNRLSNPPYAPLVTVDMVMEFGLLDRARPVGEVMDPTKHQYCYSYS from the exons ATGGTTGGTTTTTATCAGTCTATCTTGGTCATTGCCTTGGGAGCTTGGGGTTCAGCAGCGGACTCCCTATTCAACATCAACATTGACGTTTCTCAGGCCGAGCGATTGTGTGAGGCTCACAATACTACTGTGCGGAAAGAATG GGGAGAGTTGAAGAAAGCCGAGCGGATCGACTACATTGATGCGGTATTGTGTATGCAAGGGAAGCCTCAGCATCTTCCAAGAGAAGAGTACCCGGGAGTGCAGAACCGGCTCGACGATTTTGTGGC CACCCATATCAACTACACACTCAATGTTCACCTTAGTGGTCTGTTCCTCCCGTGGCACCGTCACTTCCTCTGGCTCTGGGAGTCAGCCTTGCGAGACGAGTGTGGTTACTCTGGAAGTCTCCC GTACTGGAACTGGCCCTTATGGTCAGAGGACCTGAAGGCCAGCCCTCTCTTCGACTGCAGCGACAGCTCCCTCTCCGGCGACGGCGAACACAACCCAGGCGAACAAAGCATCTCCGGTGGCGCAGTCACCATACCACGTGGATCGGGCGGCGGCTGCGTGCGATGCGGACCCTTCAAAGACATGCAAATCCACATGGGACCCTTCGCCCGCAATCTCATCTCAATCGACAAGCTCCCCGCTCCAGGCTTCGACTACAACCCGCGCTGCCTCAATCGAAGTCTGAACAATTTCGTCAGCAGCAACTACGATAACGAAACCATTGTCGACCGACTCCTGGCCGCGACAAATATCTCCGATTTCCAAACAGTCATGGATTATTGGCCTGCACGGCCGGACGGAGTCCTGGGCGTGCACGGTGGCGGGCATTTCAGCCTCGGAGCCACGCTCCAAGACCTCTTCACGTCGCCACAAGACCCAGCCTTCATGCTGCACCATGGTATGATCGATCGATTATGGGGTATGTGGCAGGCCAAGGATGAGGATCATCGTCGGTTCGCACTCAATGGTACAAATAGACTCTCTAATCCGCCGTATGCGCCACTTGTCACCGTGGACATGGTCATGGAATTCGGTCTTCTTGATCGGGCCAGACCGGTCGGTGAAGTTATGGATCCGACTAAGCACCAATATTGTTATTCGTACAGCTGA